Proteins encoded in a region of the Halarcobacter mediterraneus genome:
- a CDS encoding saccharopine dehydrogenase family protein yields MKKGILIIGAGGVSRVATVKCAMNIDTFEKITLASRTVKKCDSIAMDIKEKLGVEIQTAQVDADDIPQLVSLIKEVNPKVVLNVALPYQDLTIMDACTECGVDYVDTANYEHPDEAKFEYKEQWARHEQFEKAGVKALLGSGFDPGVTGVFCAYAQQNLFDEINYIDIMDCNAGDHGYPFATNFNPEINLREVSANGRYWEDGKWIETKPLEIRVDHDYPEVGVKPSYLLYHEELESLSKNIKGLKRIRFFMTFGDSYIQHMNCLQNVGMLGIEPIMHKGVEITPIEFLTTLLPDPASLGPRTVGKTNIGCIIEGIKDGKKKKVYIYNVCDHQECYKETGAQAVSYTTGVPAMIGTKMLYKGIWDGKGVFNIEEFDAKPFMDELMTQGLPWKILDLE; encoded by the coding sequence ATGAAAAAAGGTATTTTAATCATTGGTGCAGGTGGAGTTAGTCGTGTGGCAACTGTAAAGTGTGCTATGAATATTGATACATTTGAAAAAATTACACTAGCGTCAAGAACGGTTAAAAAGTGTGATTCAATCGCAATGGATATTAAAGAGAAACTTGGAGTTGAGATTCAAACTGCCCAAGTTGATGCTGATGATATTCCTCAATTAGTAAGTCTAATTAAAGAGGTTAATCCAAAGGTTGTTTTAAATGTAGCCTTACCTTATCAAGATTTAACAATCATGGATGCTTGTACTGAATGTGGTGTTGATTATGTAGATACTGCAAATTATGAGCACCCAGATGAAGCTAAGTTTGAGTACAAAGAACAATGGGCTAGACATGAACAGTTCGAAAAAGCAGGTGTAAAAGCTTTACTTGGAAGTGGTTTTGACCCAGGTGTTACAGGTGTATTTTGTGCCTATGCCCAACAAAATCTATTTGATGAAATAAACTATATTGATATCATGGATTGTAATGCAGGTGACCATGGATATCCTTTTGCTACAAACTTTAACCCAGAAATCAACTTAAGAGAAGTATCTGCAAATGGAAGATATTGGGAAGATGGAAAGTGGATTGAAACAAAGCCATTAGAAATCAGAGTTGACCATGATTATCCAGAAGTTGGAGTTAAACCTTCATATCTTTTATACCATGAAGAGTTAGAGTCATTATCAAAAAATATCAAAGGCTTAAAAAGAATTAGATTCTTTATGACATTTGGAGATTCTTATATCCAACATATGAACTGCTTACAAAATGTAGGAATGTTAGGTATTGAACCAATAATGCACAAAGGTGTAGAAATCACTCCAATAGAGTTTTTAACTACATTATTACCAGACCCTGCTTCATTAGGACCAAGAACAGTTGGTAAAACAAATATTGGTTGTATTATTGAAGGTATCAAAGATGGAAAGAAAAAGAAAGTTTATATCTACAATGTTTGTGACCACCAAGAGTGCTACAAAGAGACAGGAGCACAAGCAGTTTCATATACAACAGGAGTTCCAGCGATGATTGGAACAAAAATGTTATATAAAGGTATCTGGGATGGAAAAGGTGTGTTCAATATTGAAGAGTTTGACGCGAAGCCATTTATGGATGAACTAATGACTCAAGGTCTTCCTTGGAAGATATTAGATTTAGAGTAG
- the bioA gene encoding adenosylmethionine--8-amino-7-oxononanoate transaminase — MNYIELDKKHTWHPYNSLPTKTKILPVKKTFGQTIVLEDDTELIDAMSSWWSAIHGYNNPKLVEALQKQANIMPHVMFGGLTHEPAALLCEKLAKLTGLPSVFLADSGSVSIEVALKTAILYQKAKGKNVDKFISLENAYHGDTLGCMGVCDPNNSMHSLYGNYLPNNIFTSIENIEKTIEKHHHEVAGIVLEPIVQGAGGMKIHKPDYLVKLRELCTKYDIIFIADEIATGFGHTGKMWACEHADVVPDIITIGKCLTGGMMTLAAMCTTKHISDTISNSEIGVLMHGPTFMGNPLACSVANASIDLLLESNWQEKVSNINKIFTQKLNTLEEVEIVKDIRTIGAIGVVELHDPNFAQFIQDECQKEGVWIRPFGKLIYSIVAYTITNEELNKICNAMINAIKKANIQFKNMEQK, encoded by the coding sequence ATGAATTATATAGAATTAGATAAAAAGCATACTTGGCATCCTTATAACTCTTTGCCAACAAAAACAAAAATACTACCAGTAAAGAAAACTTTTGGACAAACTATTGTTTTAGAAGATGATACTGAACTTATAGATGCCATGAGTTCATGGTGGAGTGCAATCCATGGATATAACAATCCAAAGCTAGTAGAGGCTTTACAAAAACAAGCAAATATTATGCCTCATGTTATGTTTGGAGGACTTACTCATGAACCAGCAGCTCTTCTTTGTGAAAAGTTAGCAAAACTTACAGGTTTACCTAGTGTATTTTTAGCAGATAGTGGAAGTGTTAGTATTGAAGTTGCATTAAAAACAGCTATTTTATACCAAAAAGCAAAAGGTAAAAATGTAGATAAGTTTATATCTTTAGAAAATGCTTATCATGGAGATACCTTAGGCTGTATGGGAGTGTGTGACCCAAATAATAGTATGCACTCACTATATGGAAACTATTTACCAAACAATATTTTTACAAGTATTGAAAATATTGAAAAAACAATAGAAAAACATCACCATGAAGTTGCGGGTATAGTATTAGAACCAATAGTTCAAGGTGCAGGTGGTATGAAAATTCATAAACCTGATTATCTAGTAAAGTTGCGTGAATTATGTACGAAATATGATATAATTTTCATCGCTGATGAGATAGCAACAGGCTTTGGTCACACTGGTAAAATGTGGGCTTGTGAACATGCAGATGTAGTACCTGATATTATAACAATAGGAAAGTGCCTAACAGGTGGTATGATGACACTTGCTGCAATGTGCACAACAAAACACATAAGTGATACTATTTCAAACTCTGAAATAGGTGTACTTATGCATGGTCCAACATTTATGGGAAACCCTTTAGCTTGTAGTGTGGCAAATGCTAGTATTGATTTACTATTAGAGTCAAACTGGCAAGAAAAAGTTTCAAATATCAATAAAATATTTACTCAAAAACTAAACACTTTGGAAGAAGTAGAAATTGTAAAAGATATTAGAACAATTGGTGCAATTGGTGTAGTAGAACTTCATGACCCTAATTTCGCTCAGTTTATACAAGATGAGTGTCAAAAAGAGGGTGTATGGATAAGACCATTTGGAAAACTGATTTATTCAATCGTTGCTTATACAATTACTAATGAAGAATTAAATAAGATATGTAATGCAATGATAAACGCAATTAAAAAAGCAAATATTCAATTTAAAAATATGGAGCAAAAATAG
- the ppk2 gene encoding polyphosphate kinase 2, giving the protein MGRERNIINEEFKDEEEIDTQKNEKHKRNNFQRVREELKIKGDKVQIWVKKETLEYEKELTKLQIELLKFQNHVKDKGLKVLMIFEGRDAAGKGGTIKRITEHLNPRGARVVALEKPSDVEKTQWYFQRYTKHLPSAGEIVLFDRSWYNRAGVEPVMGFCTPEEHHEFLREVPEFENMLVKSGIILLKFYFSVSKKEQARRFKKREVDPLKQYKLSPVDKESQKLWDKYTVAKFSMLMASNSDHAPWTIIKSDNKKKARLNCIRHILCTVNYPSKIDKSEIKIDKKILISGTKELEYMEQENKFAKA; this is encoded by the coding sequence ATGGGAAGAGAAAGAAATATTATAAATGAAGAGTTTAAGGATGAAGAGGAAATAGATACTCAGAAAAATGAAAAACATAAAAGAAATAATTTTCAAAGAGTAAGAGAAGAGTTAAAGATAAAAGGTGACAAAGTCCAGATTTGGGTGAAAAAAGAGACTTTAGAGTATGAAAAAGAGCTTACCAAATTACAAATTGAACTTTTAAAATTTCAAAACCATGTGAAAGATAAGGGTTTAAAAGTTTTAATGATTTTTGAAGGAAGAGATGCTGCTGGAAAAGGTGGCACTATAAAAAGAATCACAGAGCATTTAAATCCAAGGGGAGCAAGGGTTGTTGCCTTAGAAAAACCAAGTGATGTAGAAAAAACACAATGGTATTTTCAAAGGTATACAAAACATTTACCAAGTGCTGGTGAAATTGTACTTTTTGATAGATCATGGTACAACAGAGCTGGAGTAGAACCTGTAATGGGATTTTGTACTCCTGAAGAACACCATGAATTTTTAAGAGAAGTTCCAGAATTTGAAAATATGCTTGTAAAGTCAGGAATTATTCTTCTTAAATTTTATTTCTCTGTATCTAAAAAAGAACAAGCAAGAAGATTTAAAAAAAGAGAAGTTGACCCACTAAAACAGTATAAATTATCACCTGTTGATAAAGAGTCTCAAAAACTTTGGGATAAGTATACTGTAGCTAAATTTTCTATGCTTATGGCTTCAAATAGTGACCATGCTCCTTGGACAATTATCAAAAGTGATAACAAGAAAAAAGCTAGATTAAATTGTATTCGTCATATTTTATGTACAGTTAATTATCCTAGTAAAATAGATAAATCAGAAATAAAAATAGATAAAAAAATTCTGATTAGTGGGACAAAAGAGTTAGAATATATGGAACAAGAAAATAAATTTGCAAAGGCGTAA
- the nspC gene encoding carboxynorspermidine decarboxylase — translation MENQTFKSLEELPSPAFICEEELLENNLKLLKKVQDEADVKILLALKGFALKSSFELCRKYLHGCCASGLHEALLAKEEFQKEVHTYSPAFKDEEIDEIIDISNHLVFNSFSQLERYGKKAYGKTSIGLRVNPEYSSVEVDLYNPCGAFSRLGITKKNFQEDKLDLVEGLHFHALCEQNVDALEGALSNFEENFGEYLAQMKWVNFGGGHHITRADYDVEGLIKLLKEFKNRYPHLDVFLEPGEAVGWQTGYLMATVLDIVENQMQIAILDTSAEAHMPDTLAMPYRADIRNSGKPNEKKYTYRLGGNTCLAGDIIGDYSFDKPLKVGDKIILEDMIHYTMVKTTTFNGIKLPSIVLKNTQGCYQVVNKFGYNAYKSRL, via the coding sequence ATGGAAAACCAAACTTTTAAGTCACTAGAAGAGTTACCAAGTCCAGCATTTATATGTGAAGAAGAGCTTTTAGAAAACAATTTGAAGTTGCTAAAAAAAGTTCAAGATGAAGCAGATGTAAAAATTTTACTTGCCCTAAAAGGTTTTGCATTAAAGTCTAGTTTTGAGCTTTGTAGAAAGTATCTCCACGGCTGTTGTGCAAGTGGATTACATGAAGCACTTTTAGCAAAAGAAGAGTTTCAAAAAGAAGTTCATACTTATAGTCCTGCTTTTAAAGATGAAGAGATAGATGAGATTATAGATATTTCTAATCACTTAGTATTTAATTCATTTTCTCAACTTGAAAGATATGGCAAAAAAGCATATGGAAAAACTTCTATTGGACTTAGAGTAAACCCTGAATACTCTTCAGTAGAAGTAGATTTATACAATCCTTGTGGAGCCTTTTCTAGACTTGGAATTACAAAGAAAAACTTCCAAGAAGATAAACTTGATTTAGTAGAAGGTCTACATTTTCATGCTCTTTGTGAGCAAAATGTAGATGCCCTAGAAGGGGCTTTATCAAATTTTGAAGAAAACTTTGGTGAATATTTAGCACAAATGAAATGGGTAAACTTTGGTGGAGGACATCATATCACAAGAGCTGACTATGATGTTGAAGGTTTAATCAAACTATTAAAAGAGTTCAAAAATAGATATCCTCATTTGGATGTTTTTCTAGAGCCAGGAGAAGCAGTAGGTTGGCAAACGGGTTACCTTATGGCAACTGTTTTAGATATCGTAGAAAATCAAATGCAAATAGCCATTTTAGACACTTCAGCAGAAGCTCATATGCCTGATACCTTAGCTATGCCATACCGAGCAGATATTAGAAATTCTGGTAAGCCAAATGAAAAAAAATACACATATCGTCTTGGAGGAAACACTTGCTTAGCAGGTGATATTATCGGAGATTACTCTTTTGATAAGCCGTTAAAAGTAGGGGATAAAATCATTTTAGAAGATATGATTCATTATACAATGGTAAAAACAACAACTTTTAATGGAATAAAGTTACCATCTATTGTTTTAAAAAATACACAAGGGTGTTACCAAGTTGTAAATAAATTTGGATATAATGCATATAAATCTAGATTATAA
- the ppk2 gene encoding polyphosphate kinase 2 — MNLSDFEKTNYSGLYISKTAHPTFGKKYIARFQYNKKRYVKVLGYTKKDNLTKKSALTLMQRFKDSIVVEKEESTPTVVATDKNFDKKYQEILEENKNLKAILGNFKDIDPEVLKDGIQKIYDLEELKRYQIELIKLQNYLEAENKRMIILFEGRDASGKGGAIRRITRYMNNKHYRVVALGKPNETQKNQWFFQRYIQHFPTGGEMVLFDRSWYNRAMVEPIFGFCTKEEYEIFMEDVVNFEQDLVRQGMILIKLYFSVSKDEQKRRFDRRINDPLRQWKFSEVDMQAQDLWSEFSEKKYEMLRRTSSRSAPWYIVRSDDKHKARLEAMKIILNSVDYDGRNYALDFNADEKINISVQKELMQMRKTANY, encoded by the coding sequence ATGAACTTAAGTGATTTTGAAAAAACAAATTATAGTGGACTTTATATATCAAAAACAGCACATCCAACTTTTGGAAAAAAATATATTGCAAGATTTCAATACAATAAAAAAAGATATGTAAAAGTTTTAGGATATACAAAAAAAGATAACCTTACAAAAAAATCAGCTTTAACTTTAATGCAAAGGTTTAAAGACTCAATTGTTGTAGAAAAAGAAGAAAGTACTCCTACAGTAGTTGCAACAGATAAAAATTTTGATAAAAAATATCAAGAAATATTAGAAGAAAATAAAAATTTAAAAGCAATATTAGGAAACTTCAAAGATATTGATCCAGAAGTTTTAAAAGATGGTATTCAAAAGATTTATGATTTAGAAGAATTAAAACGATATCAAATTGAGCTTATTAAACTTCAAAATTATCTTGAAGCAGAAAATAAAAGAATGATTATTCTTTTTGAAGGAAGAGATGCCTCAGGAAAAGGTGGAGCTATTAGACGAATTACAAGATATATGAACAACAAACACTATAGAGTTGTTGCACTTGGTAAACCAAATGAAACACAAAAAAACCAATGGTTTTTCCAAAGATATATTCAACATTTTCCTACAGGTGGAGAAATGGTACTATTTGATAGGTCTTGGTACAATAGAGCTATGGTTGAGCCTATTTTTGGATTTTGTACAAAAGAAGAGTATGAAATTTTTATGGAAGATGTTGTGAACTTTGAACAGGATTTAGTAAGACAAGGAATGATTCTTATTAAGTTATATTTTTCTGTTTCTAAAGATGAACAAAAAAGAAGATTTGATAGAAGAATAAATGATCCTCTTAGACAATGGAAGTTTTCAGAAGTAGATATGCAAGCTCAAGATCTATGGTCTGAGTTCTCAGAAAAAAAATATGAGATGTTAAGAAGAACATCTTCAAGATCTGCACCTTGGTATATTGTAAGAAGTGATGATAAACACAAAGCAAGATTAGAGGCTATGAAGATTATTTTAAATTCTGTTGATTATGATGGAAGAAATTATGCTTTAGATTTTAATGCAGATGAAAAAATAAATATTTCTGTACAAAAAGAATTAATGCAAATGAGAAAAACAGCAAACTACTAA
- the tig gene encoding trigger factor, which produces MELNANRIDEANAVITSTISKETIESNLDKVAKQAAKTMDIQGFRKGKVPVKVVKQRYADKLREDAEGEAVRKVLTDGLAELKIANEDLIGEPTFGKYDKKEDGSVEVEIKVACKPQVDLGDYKSLVPDVEKKEADAKEVEARLEEMAKQSAPLEKIKRKRMVREGDFAVIDFEGFVDGVAFEGGKAEKFPLEIGSGSFIPGFEDQVVGMKYEEEKDVVVTFPETYQQKDLAGKEATFKVTLHEIQEKVAEELNDDFAKKVLPGEAEATLEMLKEKISEQLVGEAKAKYYRDELKPVFLDKLVENINFALPSSVIEQEINYTLNNKVREMKEEEIKELQEDASKVEAIREELKGDAEKSVKATFIVDALAKAENVDVTDQEVTQILYYEAMQMGQNPQDVLKQYQEAGYLPAIKMSLIEERVISKLFDEKSGN; this is translated from the coding sequence ATGGAATTGAATGCAAATAGAATTGACGAAGCTAATGCAGTTATTACTTCAACAATCTCAAAAGAAACAATTGAAAGTAACTTAGACAAAGTAGCTAAACAAGCTGCAAAAACTATGGATATTCAAGGTTTTAGAAAAGGGAAAGTTCCTGTAAAAGTTGTAAAACAAAGATATGCAGATAAGTTAAGAGAAGATGCAGAAGGTGAAGCAGTAAGAAAAGTACTAACTGATGGTTTAGCTGAGTTAAAAATTGCAAATGAAGATTTAATTGGTGAACCTACATTTGGAAAGTATGATAAAAAAGAAGATGGTTCTGTAGAAGTAGAAATTAAAGTTGCGTGCAAGCCACAAGTTGATTTAGGTGATTATAAATCATTAGTTCCTGATGTTGAGAAAAAAGAAGCAGATGCAAAAGAAGTTGAAGCTAGATTAGAAGAAATGGCTAAACAATCTGCACCATTAGAAAAAATCAAAAGAAAAAGAATGGTAAGAGAAGGTGACTTCGCTGTTATCGATTTTGAAGGATTTGTTGATGGTGTTGCATTTGAAGGTGGAAAAGCTGAAAAATTCCCATTAGAAATTGGTTCTGGTTCTTTTATCCCTGGATTTGAAGATCAAGTTGTTGGTATGAAATATGAAGAAGAAAAAGATGTTGTTGTAACTTTCCCAGAAACATATCAACAAAAAGATTTAGCAGGAAAAGAAGCTACATTTAAAGTAACTTTACATGAAATTCAAGAAAAAGTTGCAGAAGAATTAAATGATGATTTTGCAAAAAAAGTTTTACCTGGTGAAGCAGAAGCTACATTAGAAATGTTAAAAGAAAAAATTTCTGAACAACTTGTAGGTGAAGCAAAAGCTAAATACTATAGAGATGAATTAAAACCAGTATTTTTAGATAAATTAGTAGAAAATATTAATTTTGCACTTCCTTCTTCAGTAATTGAGCAAGAAATAAACTATACTTTAAATAATAAAGTAAGAGAAATGAAAGAAGAAGAAATTAAAGAACTTCAAGAAGATGCATCAAAAGTTGAAGCAATTAGAGAAGAATTAAAAGGTGACGCTGAAAAATCAGTAAAAGCTACATTTATTGTAGATGCTTTAGCAAAAGCTGAAAATGTAGATGTAACAGATCAAGAAGTTACACAAATTCTTTATTATGAAGCAATGCAAATGGGACAAAACCCACAAGATGTTTTAAAACAATATCAAGAAGCAGGATATTTACCAGCAATCAAAATGTCTTTAATTGAAGAAAGAGTTATTTCAAAACTTTTTGATGAAAAATCAGGAAACTAA
- a CDS encoding tetratricopeptide repeat protein: MQFLYPNVLFFMLIPIIILMFLILTNKNKFEKYFTKETLSKLSIKNSYMTKTTRNTLLFIALFLMTIALARPVANEKNQKFEQEAVSMAIALDVSKSMLATDLPPNRLVFGKRKILEIIDYAKQNSIAIILFAKSSFILSPVTQDYNSLKILIENIDTGMNFDNGSNIFSTLEASNKLLKDYESKNLLILSDGGNQNDFSKEIEYANKNNINIYTLALASDDLTPIKLNDGNFLTDNKGSIVTVKLNENIKNLSLNTNAAFIKYSLSNSDIKQLIDEINANSKKKTLDSREFKTYTELFYYPLALSIFILLLAFSSFPTFLKRSNKISLFILAFILSSNNHLNASVFEFKDIEKANEFYKKQNYEKAQKEFEKVAKTPESYYNLANSYYKQKKYKQALENYQKVISSDSNLEYKKLHNMGNSFVKLNDLQNAKRVYEKALKIKDDKETKENLEEVLKALKQDNKNQNQNKENNKNNQNKQENQKDKNESKNKNKQENNKEKESKDKSKEEKEKQKNKEINKNFDNSKIQKNQLSDLEEQKWLRKLENNKKMPVMLKKFDSKEQSEDNNTLTPW, from the coding sequence TTGCAGTTTTTATATCCAAATGTTTTATTTTTTATGTTAATTCCAATTATTATTTTAATGTTTCTAATTTTAACAAATAAAAATAAATTTGAAAAATATTTTACAAAAGAGACTTTGTCAAAACTTTCTATAAAAAATAGCTATATGACAAAAACAACTAGAAATACTCTTCTTTTTATAGCTTTATTTTTAATGACAATAGCATTAGCAAGACCTGTTGCAAATGAAAAAAATCAAAAGTTTGAACAAGAAGCTGTTTCAATGGCTATTGCATTAGATGTTTCAAAATCAATGCTTGCTACAGATTTACCCCCAAATCGTTTAGTTTTTGGAAAAAGAAAGATTCTTGAAATAATTGATTATGCAAAACAAAACTCTATTGCAATTATTTTATTTGCAAAATCTTCTTTTATACTTTCACCTGTAACACAAGATTATAACTCCTTAAAAATTTTAATAGAAAATATTGACACTGGTATGAATTTTGACAATGGTTCTAATATTTTTTCAACTTTAGAAGCAAGTAATAAGCTACTAAAAGATTATGAAAGCAAAAACCTTCTTATCTTAAGTGATGGGGGAAATCAAAATGATTTTTCTAAAGAAATAGAATACGCGAATAAAAATAATATAAATATTTATACCCTAGCATTAGCAAGTGATGATTTAACTCCTATAAAACTAAATGATGGAAACTTTTTAACAGACAATAAAGGTAGTATTGTTACAGTAAAACTAAATGAAAATATAAAAAATTTAAGTCTAAATACAAATGCAGCTTTTATAAAATATTCTTTATCAAATAGTGATATCAAACAATTAATTGATGAGATAAATGCAAACTCAAAGAAAAAAACTTTGGATTCTAGAGAATTTAAAACTTATACTGAATTATTTTATTATCCTTTAGCACTTTCTATTTTTATACTTTTACTTGCATTTTCTTCTTTTCCAACTTTTTTAAAAAGATCAAATAAGATTTCACTTTTTATTTTAGCTTTTATCTTATCAAGTAATAATCACTTAAATGCTTCTGTTTTTGAGTTTAAGGATATTGAAAAAGCAAATGAGTTTTATAAAAAACAAAATTATGAAAAAGCACAAAAAGAGTTTGAGAAAGTAGCTAAAACTCCAGAAAGTTATTATAATTTAGCAAACTCTTATTACAAACAGAAAAAATATAAACAAGCTTTAGAAAACTATCAAAAAGTTATATCTTCTGATTCAAATTTAGAATATAAAAAACTTCATAATATGGGGAACTCTTTTGTTAAATTAAATGATTTACAAAATGCTAAAAGAGTTTATGAAAAAGCTTTAAAAATAAAAGATGATAAAGAAACAAAAGAAAACTTAGAAGAAGTTCTTAAAGCTTTAAAGCAAGATAATAAAAACCAAAACCAAAATAAAGAAAATAATAAAAACAATCAAAATAAACAAGAGAATCAAAAAGACAAAAATGAATCAAAGAATAAAAATAAACAAGAAAATAATAAAGAAAAAGAATCAAAAGATAAAAGCAAGGAAGAAAAGGAAAAACAAAAAAATAAAGAGATAAATAAAAATTTTGATAATAGCAAAATACAAAAAAATCAATTATCAGATTTAGAAGAACAAAAATGGCTTAGAAAATTAGAAAACAATAAAAAAATGCCTGTAATGCTTAAAAAATTTGACTCCAAAGAGCAAAGTGAAGATAATAACACTTTAACTCCTTGGTAA
- a CDS encoding TonB-dependent receptor: MKQRIVKLSFSTALILFNILNANETQNVGEVTVTANKMEENIKDIPQSITVMTDVEIEEKGIDKVSDLIKYIPNLITSYMNSDRVNFRGINNSHFTNTNPIVIFIDGIPYSNMYGFDKTISNILRVEVLRGPQGSIYGRDSMGGVINIITKEPSNTVEGSISAEYSTDNTKDTAFDISTPLIDNKLFLGINGTYFQTDGYATNHHPKNKENANEQERYLFNANLKYNPTDNLSIKFIINNDKNDKYGIEGGIAPLGSDISSYKKEDFEELSYDVDTYTKAKTNSQALHVDYDFNDITFSSLTTHSISNTETNIDLDLSDDPVWDDLSTFSKQETKNLSQEFRLSGEKDTFKWIAGVYYEKNKLNNDKFGATYPASMMGNPFGAGIDVSMNAISEINSDTIATFGQVVIPFWEDYELTLGGRYQKIKKEIDLNYYVLPSGTTGNPINTFDTDNTWNTFLPKLALSYKIDNDLTSYFSITQGYLAGGYNLFPSGGGTVEQNKFDAQKSTNYELGIRGNLLDNSLYLSAALFYMDIDDMHVYSYDATATGYTSNAGKAHSQGLELELEYTINDNWSIGTSLGFIEAKYDEYTDQSGNSNKDNKIEMTPSHTANIGVSYFNDNGIYGRFDIRNQGKIYFDSANDMKEDPYTIANIKVGYLFDDWDIYTYANNMTDESYLTTATAWSTGNALTFGKGRFIGIGAKYRF; the protein is encoded by the coding sequence ATGAAACAAAGAATAGTAAAATTATCTTTTTCTACAGCATTAATATTATTTAATATTCTTAATGCAAATGAAACTCAAAATGTAGGCGAAGTAACGGTAACTGCAAATAAAATGGAAGAAAATATTAAAGATATTCCTCAAAGTATTACGGTTATGACAGATGTTGAAATTGAAGAAAAAGGGATAGATAAGGTTAGTGACTTAATAAAATATATTCCAAATCTTATTACATCTTATATGAATTCAGATAGAGTAAATTTTAGAGGGATTAATAATTCACATTTTACAAATACAAATCCAATAGTGATATTTATAGATGGAATACCTTATAGTAATATGTATGGTTTCGATAAAACAATATCAAATATTTTAAGAGTAGAAGTTCTAAGAGGTCCACAAGGCTCAATTTATGGAAGAGATTCTATGGGTGGAGTTATTAATATCATTACTAAAGAGCCATCAAACACAGTAGAGGGAAGTATCTCTGCTGAATATAGCACAGATAATACAAAAGACACGGCTTTTGATATAAGTACTCCATTGATTGACAATAAACTATTTTTAGGAATAAACGGTACTTATTTTCAAACTGACGGCTATGCTACGAACCATCATCCAAAGAATAAAGAAAATGCAAATGAACAAGAAAGGTATCTTTTCAATGCAAATTTAAAATATAACCCAACTGATAATCTAAGTATAAAATTTATTATAAACAATGATAAAAATGATAAATACGGTATAGAAGGTGGAATAGCACCTTTAGGTTCAGATATCAGTAGTTATAAAAAAGAAGATTTTGAAGAACTATCTTATGATGTGGATACCTACACAAAAGCAAAGACAAATTCTCAGGCTTTACATGTGGACTATGATTTTAATGATATCACTTTTAGTTCACTTACAACTCACAGTATATCAAATACAGAGACAAACATAGATCTTGATTTATCTGATGATCCTGTATGGGATGATTTATCAACATTTTCAAAACAGGAAACAAAAAATCTATCGCAAGAGTTTAGACTGTCAGGTGAAAAAGATACATTTAAGTGGATAGCAGGTGTATATTATGAAAAAAATAAATTAAATAACGATAAATTCGGAGCAACATATCCTGCTTCTATGATGGGCAATCCTTTTGGAGCAGGGATAGATGTATCGATGAATGCCATTTCTGAAATAAATAGTGATACAATAGCAACTTTTGGACAAGTTGTTATCCCTTTTTGGGAGGATTATGAGCTAACTTTAGGTGGAAGATACCAAAAAATTAAAAAAGAGATAGATTTAAACTATTATGTTTTACCTTCTGGTACTACGGGAAATCCTATTAATACTTTTGATACGGATAATACTTGGAATACTTTTTTACCTAAACTTGCTCTTTCATACAAGATAGATAATGATCTAACATCTTACTTTAGTATCACACAAGGATATCTTGCAGGAGGGTATAATCTTTTTCCTAGCGGTGGAGGAACTGTAGAACAAAATAAATTTGATGCTCAAAAATCTACAAACTATGAACTTGGAATTCGGGGTAATTTATTGGATAATAGTTTATATCTCTCAGCAGCACTTTTTTATATGGATATAGATGATATGCATGTTTATAGTTATGATGCAACGGCTACGGGATATACTTCAAATGCTGGGAAAGCACACTCTCAAGGACTAGAATTAGAACTAGAATATACTATAAATGATAATTGGAGTATAGGCACCTCTTTAGGATTTATAGAAGCAAAGTATGATGAGTATACTGATCAAAGTGGAAATAGTAATAAAGATAACAAAATAGAGATGACTCCTTCACATACCGCTAATATAGGAGTATCGTATTTTAATGATAATGGAATATACGGTAGATTTGATATAAGAAATCAAGGGAAAATATATTTTGATAGTGCAAATGATATGAAAGAAGATCCTTATACTATAGCAAATATAAAAGTAGGATATCTCTTTGATGATTGGGATATTTATACTTATGCTAATAATATGACAGATGAAAGCTATTTAACCACTGCTACTGCTTGGTCTACGGGAAATGCTTTGACTTTCGGCAAAGGAAGATTTATAGGGATCGGTGCTAAATATCGTTTTTAG